The following proteins are co-located in the Hydrogenimonas thermophila genome:
- a CDS encoding DUF167 domain-containing protein produces MWFNMQEEYVELFISARPASSKNEIVGIFNDTLKIKVKAPAVEGAANKELVKFISKQFKVPKSEILFISGETSKRKCIRLPRTEQLEAWIEEMQK; encoded by the coding sequence ATGTGGTTTAATATGCAAGAAGAGTATGTAGAACTGTTTATAAGTGCACGTCCTGCAAGCAGTAAAAATGAGATTGTAGGTATTTTTAATGATACATTAAAAATTAAAGTCAAAGCACCTGCTGTAGAGGGTGCTGCAAACAAGGAATTGGTTAAATTTATATCCAAGCAGTTCAAGGTACCAAAAAGTGAAATTTTATTTATTTCAGGAGAGACATCAAAAAGAAAATGTATTCGATTACCACGCACTGAACAGCTTGAAGCCTGGATAGAGGAGATGCAGAAGTGA
- the waaA gene encoding lipid IV(A) 3-deoxy-D-manno-octulosonic acid transferase — MSLKKKKQTLNNSIFLILYTIIVWGVYLLFLPIIAIFSFKKKYRQSIPARFFLWKNPPLPTNRIWFHACSFGETRALQPLIDKFSDEQIVLTTITQTGFNEGKKRFKTVRYLPFEPLLWFWLKPQKALIVMEAELWFLLFYLAKKRGAKTVLINARISDRSYNRYLRFSWFYKKIFSYIDLVYAQSKTDKIRLEQLGAKNVEVSGNIKLAQSHKVTRVLDRPDGIVVTAASTHEGEEEGILKAFLKWKKRNQNSKLIIVPRHPERFDKVAKLAQEFALKDELSLSRWSKTQDLTADIVIIDAMGELINIYAISDIVILGGAFVPVGGHNPVEVVPFKCRLISGTEIFNQHAMFSQIEGTIFSSLDELDSALDRAIDASPVKVKQRVSIDVIVKGIQDVV, encoded by the coding sequence CTCAAAAAGAAGAAGCAAACGCTGAATAATTCAATTTTTTTAATCCTCTACACAATCATTGTGTGGGGGGTGTATCTACTCTTTTTACCAATTATTGCAATTTTTTCTTTTAAAAAGAAGTACCGTCAATCAATTCCAGCACGATTTTTTTTATGGAAAAATCCTCCTTTACCTACTAATCGCATATGGTTTCATGCTTGCAGTTTTGGTGAAACACGTGCATTGCAACCACTGATAGATAAATTCTCTGATGAACAGATAGTTTTGACAACAATAACCCAAACAGGTTTTAATGAAGGTAAAAAAAGGTTTAAAACAGTACGTTATCTTCCTTTTGAACCACTTCTTTGGTTTTGGTTAAAGCCTCAAAAGGCACTTATTGTCATGGAAGCAGAATTATGGTTTTTGCTTTTCTATCTTGCTAAAAAAAGAGGTGCCAAAACAGTTTTAATCAATGCCAGAATTTCAGATAGATCTTATAATCGTTATCTTCGTTTCTCCTGGTTTTATAAAAAGATATTTTCATACATTGATTTGGTTTATGCCCAAAGTAAAACAGATAAAATAAGATTAGAGCAGCTTGGTGCAAAAAATGTTGAAGTAAGTGGCAACATAAAACTTGCACAAAGTCATAAAGTAACAAGAGTTTTGGACAGACCAGATGGCATTGTAGTAACGGCTGCAAGTACACATGAAGGTGAAGAAGAAGGAATACTCAAAGCATTTTTAAAGTGGAAAAAGAGAAATCAAAACTCTAAGTTGATTATTGTTCCTCGTCACCCTGAAAGGTTTGATAAAGTAGCAAAGCTAGCACAAGAGTTTGCATTGAAAGATGAACTTTCATTAAGTCGATGGAGTAAAACTCAAGATTTAACTGCCGATATTGTTATTATAGATGCAATGGGAGAGCTAATAAATATTTATGCAATTTCCGATATTGTTATTTTAGGAGGAGCTTTTGTTCCTGTCGGTGGGCATAATCCAGTTGAAGTAGTTCCTTTTAAATGTCGATTAATAAGTGGAACAGAAATTTTTAATCAGCATGCTATGTTTTCACAAATTGAGGGAACTATTTTTTCATCTTTAGATGAACTTGATTCAGCTCTTGATCGTGCAATAGATGCAAGTCCTGTAAAGGTTAAACAACGAGTTTCTATAGATGTCATTGTAAAAGGGATTCAGGATGTGGTTTAA